One Hermetia illucens chromosome 4, iHerIll2.2.curated.20191125, whole genome shotgun sequence DNA segment encodes these proteins:
- the LOC119654408 gene encoding uncharacterized protein LOC119654408 → MVKPLAWYMSKGVGNKKTYRTNVELEVEKFKKKKPNATPIVMFDFMGTIPILFTTYKDIMCGGRHALGIKRAEIMFQKFQDLGIEMHFFLDGPIKPEKFPEWWCRRKNREYEYQKVLFENLKAKEPLNYRFQRFSKTYYDNYLRVAKKYGRIFLSLENKCDLDLVENASRVHPMAVFAWDSDFLVMKGDFPIWKADNFRLETMTVQVWNKRGVRDSLGLEQWQMPIFATLCGNDCVEAKLVEHIHASLPQEIRDVKSGKMQKAIADLVRNTFKDKAKVNVKLSELIYGQGRCQTSWDEVFAAVKTSLDFYNCRTYKETQIEPSWLREHVMKTASFSVFRIYKKDILYISQSFIDLSKNDVCSFSDLVLPLIRREIGLVFSNNRDAHKDAKHPICLKPNVDEPFAIHYFEPIFPDFEVPPLHHILAADEDFVTLEEKLRLFSWIVAPKRSEVKVELLEKLLKTIFIVPAVITNYLVKEGQITPDEADVLLLTILEASKMDMEKLEGMSPPAELDDRAFWLSFTYTHFVGYFEEAMTVCGLYEFIPYSYFDGYLFHEKYGKFLSMSYDAKKEILKSVQEYRLYVL, encoded by the exons ATGGTGAAGCCCTTAGCATGGTATATGTCCAAGGGAGTAGGCAATAAAAAGACCTACAGAACAAACGTAGAACTAGAAGTGGAGAAATTTAAAAA AAAAAAGCCAAACGCAACTCCGATTGTGATGTTCGATTTCATGGGCACGATCCCAATTCTCTTCACTACCTACAAGGATATAATGTGTGGCGGTCGACATGCGCTGGGAATTAAACGTGCCGAAATAATGTTCCAGAAATTTCAAGACTTGGGGATCGaaatgcatttcttcttggacggACCCATCAAACCGGAGAAATTTCCTGAATGGTGGTGCCGCCGTAAGAACAGGGAATATGAATATCAGAAAGTCCTGTTTGAGAATTTGAAAGCTAAGGAGCCCCTGAATTATCGATTTCAAAGATTTTCGAAAACCTACTATGACAACTATTTACGAGTAGCGAAGAAGTATGGTCGGATTTTCCTGTCTCTGGAAAACAAATGTGACCTAGACTTGGTTGAAAATGCATCAAGAGTGCATCCCATGGCCGTATTTGCATGGGATTCTGATTTTCTGGTAATGAAAGGAGACTTCCCTATTTGGAAGGCGGACAATTTCAGGCTTGAGACTATGACAGTGCAGGTATGGAACAAGAGAGGGGTGAGAGATTCGTTAGGTCTGGAACAGTGGCAAATGCCAATTTTCGCAACATTATGCGGTAATGATTGCGTTGAAGCCAAGCTGGTGGAG CACATACACGCCAGTTTACCGCAGGAAATTAGGGATGTCAAGAGCGGAAAAATGCAAAAGGCAATAGCTGACTTGGTCCGAAATACCTTTAAGGATAAAGCGAAAGTCAATGTCAAACTATCTGAGTTGATTTACGGTCAGGGGAGGTGCCAAACTTCGTGGGATGAAGTTTTCGCTGCTGTTAAAACAAGCCTCGACTTTTACAATTGC AGGACCTACAAGGAAACTCAGATCGAGCCCTCCTGGCTACGCGAGCATGTTATGAAAACGGCCAGTTTTTCCGTGTTCAGAATCTACAAAAAGGATATCCTGTATATTTCGCAATCCTTTATTGACCTCTCTAAAAACGATGTGTGTTCGTTTTCTGATCTTGTGCTTCCACTGATCCGCCGTGAAATTGGACTTGTTTTCAGTAATAATCGTGACGCACATAAGGACGCAAAGCACCCAATTTGTTTGAAGCCAAACGTAGACGAACCTTTTGCCATTCATTATTTTGAACCAATCTTTCCGGACTTCGAGGTTCCGCCATTGCATCATATTTTGGCCGCAGATGAGGACTTTGTCACTTTGGAGGAGAAGCTTCGATTGTTCAGTTGGATTGTAGCTCCAAAGCGGAGTGAAGTCAAGGTTGAGCTGTTGGAAAAGCTACTGAAAACCATTTTCATAGTGCCAGCTGTCATCACGAATTATTTGGTCAAG GAAGGACAGATCACCCCTGATGAAGCTGATGTACTTCTGCTGACTATTTTGGAGGCTTCCAAAATGGATATGGAAAAGTTGGAGGGGATGAGTCCACCAGCTGAGTTAGATGACCGTGCCTTCTGGCTATCCTTTACATATACGCATTTTGTGGGATATTTCGAGGAAGCCATGACGGTTTGCGGATTGTATGAGTTCATACCGTATTCATACTTTGACGGATATTTATTTCACGAAAAGTATGGTAAGTTCCTGAGCATGTCCTACGATGCGaagaaagaaatattaaaatctgTCCAAGAATATCGATTATATGTTTTGTAA
- the LOC119654409 gene encoding uncharacterized protein LOC119654409 encodes MVKHLSWYMSKGVGNKKTYKTNVRLEVEKFKQKNPDATPIVMFDFLGTIPVLFTNYKDVMCGGRHALGIKRAEIMFQKFKDLGIEMHFFLDGPIKPKKFPEWCRRKNSEYENQKVLFENLKAKEPLNYRFHRYSKTYYENYLRVAKKYGRIFLSLENECDLDLAENASRVHPMAIFACDSDFLVMKGDFPIWKADNFNLETMTVQVWNKRRMRESLGLEQWQMPIFATLCGNDWVEAKLVEHIQASLPQGIRDDKSGKMQKALADLVRNTFKDKTKVNVKLSELIYNKGRCQTSWDEVFAAVKTSLDFYNCRTYKETQIEPSWLREHVMKTASFSVLNIYKKDILYISQCFIDLSKNDVCSFSDLVLPLLRRKIGLVFNNNRDAHKDAKHPICLKPNVDEPFAIHYFGPIFPDFEVPPLDDILAADEDFVTLEEKLRLFSWIVAPKRNKVKVELLEKLLKTIFIVPAVITNYLVKERQITPDEADVLLLTIFEASKMDMEKLERMSPPAELDERAFWLSFTYTYFVRYFEEAMTVCGLYEFIPYSYYDGYLFHKMYGKFLSMSYDAKKEILKSVQEYRLYVL; translated from the exons ATGGTGAAACACTTATCATGGTATATGTCCAAGGGAGTAGGCAATAAGAAGACCTACAAAACAAACGTAAGACTAGAAGTGGAGAAATTTAAACA AAAAAATCCAGACGCAACTCCGATTGTGATGTTCGATTTCCTGGGCACGATCCCAGTTCTTTTCACTAACTACAAGGATGTAATGTGTGGCGGTCGACATGCGCTGGGAATTAAACGTGCCGAAATAATGTTCCAGAAATTTAAAGACTTGGGGATCGaaatgcatttcttcttggacggACCCATCAAACCGAAGAAATTTCCTGAATGGTGCCGCCGTAAGAACAGTGAATATGAAAACCAGAAAGTCCTGTTTGAGAATTTGAAAGCTAAGGAGCCCCTGAATTATCGGTTTCATAGATATTCGAAAACCTACTATGAGAACTATTTACGAGTAGCGAAGAAGTATGGTCGGATTTTCCTGTCTCTGGAAAATGAATGTGACCTAGACTTGGCTGAAAATGCATCAAGAGTGCATCCCATGGCCATATTTGCATGTGATTCTGATTTTCTGGTAATGAAAGGAGACTTTCCTATTTGGAAGGCGGACAATTTCAACCTTGAGACTATGACAGTGCAGGTATGGAACAAGCGAAGGATGAGAGAGTCGTTAGGTCTGGAACAGTGGCAAATGCCAATTTTCGCAACATTATGCGGTAATGATTGGGTTGAAGCCAAGCTGGTGGAG CACATACAAGCCAGTTTACCGCAGGGGATTAGGGATGACAAGAGCGGAAAAATGCAAAAGGCATTAGCTGACTTGGTCCGAAATACCTTTAAGGATAAAACGAAAGTCAATGTCAAACTATCTGAGTTGATTTACAATAAGGGGAGGTGCCAAACTTCGTGGGATGAAGTTTTCGCTGCTGTTAAAACAAGCCTCGACTTTTACAATTGC AGGACCTACAAGGAAACTCAGATCGAGCCCTCCTGGCTACGCGAGCATGTTATGAAAACCGCCAGTTTTTCCGTGCTCAATATCTACAAAAAGGATATTCTCTATATTTCCCAATGCTTTATTGACCTCTCTAAAAACGATGTGTGTTCGTTTTCTGATCTTGTGCTTCCACTGCTCCGCCGTAAAATTGGGCTTGTATTCAATAATAATCGTGACGCACATAAGGACGCAAAGCACCCAATTTGTTTGAAGCCAAACGTAGACGAACCTTTTGCCATTCATTACTTTGGACCAATCTTTCCGGACTTTGAGGTTCCGCCATTGGATGATATTTTGGCCGCAGATGAGGACTTTGTCACTTTGGAGGAGAAGCTTCGATTGTTCAGTTGGATTGTAGCTCCAAAGCGGAATAAAGTCAAGGTTGAGCTGTTGGAAAAGCTACTGAAAACCATTTTCATAGTGCCAGCTGTCATCACGAATTATTTGGTCAAG GAACGACAGATCACCCCTGATGAAGCTGATGTACTTCTGCTGACTATTTTCGAGGCTTCCAAAATGGATATGGAAAAGTTGGAGAGGATGAGCCCCCCAGCTGAGTTAGATGAACGTGCCTTCTGGCTATCCTTTACATATACGTATTTTGTGAGATATTTCGAGGAAGCCATGACGGTTTGCGGATTGTATGAGTTCATTCCGTATTCATACTATGACGGATATTTGTTTCACAAAATGTATGGTAAGTTCCTAAGCATGTCCTACGATGCGaagaaagaaatattaaaatctgTCCAAGAATATCGATTATATGTTCTTTAG
- the LOC119654953 gene encoding U-scoloptoxin(16)-Sm2a — MSYPKSNPHGGIVTLTIVVLFIVSWSSAKSVDPRNYIDGRCVDPETKRELFIGEYFHRPGQCVRVQCLGDLSIWEDKCNDPRIQGNCIKEFLNMDQAYPNCCPLYKCEYHIGSTKEIRVFDHHGNIVSRSVTNIILVENNGAGSVMTQAIKVTI; from the exons ATGAGCTACCCAAAAAGTAATCCCCATGGAGGCATAGTGACGCTGACTATCGTGGTGTTGTTCATAGTGTCTTGGAGCTCCGCCAAATCAGTGGATCCTCGCAACTATATCG aTGGAAGATGTGTCGATCCGGAAACAAAACGTGAATTGTTTATTGGTGAATACTTCCATCGTCCTGGACAGTGTGTACGTGTTCAGTGCTTAGGAGACTTGTCCATTTGGGAAGATAA GTGCAATGATCCCCGAATTCAGGGTAACTGCATAAAGGAGTTTTTGAATATGGATCAAGCCTATCCTAATTGTTGTCCGCTTTATAAATGCGAATACCACATTGGATCCACGAAGGAGATCAGAGTGTTCGACCATCATGGAAACATCGTTTCGCGAAGTGTAACAAATATAATTCTAgttgaaaataatggagctGGAAGCGTAATGACACAGGCAATAAAAGTTACTATTTGA